One window of Candidatus Ozemobacteraceae bacterium genomic DNA carries:
- a CDS encoding 1-acyl-sn-glycerol-3-phosphate acyltransferase, with protein MSQKANSSGKPLPVAVVGRSPLFPASVSPKAFWPGLLGLKGLMSGLSGGQWPFSEIFTAQDLKGLKWFVMKSGLLMGLPADGFEVPPDVLEVPAVLSAVSLFLAKRALEDVKSFGKETIPAARVRVVIETRGTAGADAAGKDLAGIFARHYGFEACPIEHPSPLPGSMAWVAAAVNELQTGRADLVIAGSADGVHALGAWLDTRKGSAGTGIGRYREGLGMIALRRLTDAERDGDDIYGIITGVDANSIHVAEQASPATSPLATEAYAAPPVAASESGGADEPAGRIERLARFSRLQTKDIVEDITGSCLNLPLNTLPEDGSTDASLDWKKLRARWIERTGSHRFFHDLIGALCGTFISRVVIRNPAAFAAVADQPVVFLANHQIGLESPLFMAVAYGLTGLPIQAVAKPDHVNAWLAFLLEFAKDSLGDKHPFRLVYFDRQNPQGLIDDLKKEGRRDASLLVHVEGTRDLTADQPVTRMSSIFLDMTIDKNVPIVPVRFVGGLPAHAIDERLDFPYDNGKQDYLIGTPILPGELKKLPYGQRPKHVMDLINTLGPGRGEDVLLPPSREFGAKTRFFIETFGFPKMQAMLFAILQLIDEPCDETALLVNAVKSGKLDLASPQIPPVLKKFLGHVKTKFS; from the coding sequence ATGTCGCAGAAGGCGAACAGCTCAGGAAAACCCCTGCCGGTGGCGGTTGTCGGGCGAAGCCCGCTCTTTCCCGCCTCGGTTTCCCCGAAGGCGTTCTGGCCCGGCCTGCTGGGCCTGAAGGGGCTGATGTCCGGCTTGTCCGGCGGCCAGTGGCCGTTCAGTGAGATTTTCACGGCCCAGGACCTGAAGGGCCTCAAGTGGTTCGTCATGAAGAGCGGTCTCCTGATGGGACTCCCCGCTGACGGGTTCGAAGTTCCCCCCGATGTTCTCGAAGTCCCTGCCGTTCTGTCTGCGGTTTCCCTGTTTCTGGCAAAGCGGGCCCTCGAAGATGTGAAAAGCTTCGGGAAGGAGACCATTCCTGCCGCCAGGGTTCGCGTCGTCATCGAAACGCGTGGAACGGCCGGTGCCGACGCCGCCGGGAAGGATCTGGCCGGGATATTTGCCCGCCACTACGGGTTCGAAGCCTGCCCGATTGAGCACCCATCTCCGCTCCCGGGCTCCATGGCCTGGGTTGCCGCCGCCGTGAATGAACTGCAGACCGGCCGTGCCGACCTCGTCATCGCCGGCAGCGCCGACGGCGTTCATGCGCTCGGCGCCTGGCTGGATACCCGGAAAGGCTCAGCCGGAACGGGAATCGGTCGATACCGCGAAGGGCTCGGCATGATCGCCCTGCGCCGCCTTACTGATGCCGAGCGCGACGGCGACGATATCTACGGGATCATCACCGGGGTCGACGCCAATTCGATTCATGTTGCGGAACAGGCATCCCCCGCAACATCTCCTCTTGCGACGGAAGCGTACGCAGCCCCGCCGGTGGCGGCATCCGAAAGCGGCGGTGCGGACGAGCCGGCTGGCCGGATCGAGCGGCTGGCCAGGTTTTCCCGACTACAGACGAAAGATATCGTAGAAGATATAACGGGTTCCTGTCTGAACCTTCCCCTCAACACTCTTCCCGAAGACGGTTCGACCGACGCTTCTCTCGACTGGAAGAAGCTGCGCGCGCGCTGGATCGAGCGGACCGGCTCGCACCGGTTTTTCCACGACCTGATCGGAGCCCTGTGCGGGACCTTCATCAGCCGGGTGGTGATCAGAAACCCCGCGGCATTTGCGGCCGTGGCGGACCAGCCCGTCGTTTTCCTGGCCAACCACCAGATCGGCCTCGAGTCGCCGCTGTTCATGGCGGTCGCCTACGGCCTGACCGGCCTGCCGATCCAGGCGGTGGCCAAGCCCGACCACGTCAACGCCTGGTTGGCCTTCCTGCTCGAGTTCGCGAAGGACTCGCTCGGGGACAAACATCCATTTCGATTGGTATATTTCGACCGGCAGAATCCCCAGGGGCTGATCGACGACCTGAAAAAGGAGGGCCGGCGCGACGCATCGCTGCTCGTGCATGTCGAGGGCACCCGGGACCTGACGGCGGACCAGCCCGTGACCCGTATGAGCTCGATCTTCCTGGACATGACCATCGACAAGAACGTCCCCATCGTTCCCGTGCGGTTCGTCGGTGGCCTGCCGGCCCACGCGATCGACGAGCGGCTCGACTTCCCCTACGACAACGGCAAGCAGGATTACCTGATCGGCACGCCGATTCTGCCTGGCGAGCTGAAGAAGCTCCCCTACGGCCAGCGGCCGAAACACGTGATGGACCTGATCAACACCCTCGGCCCGGGCCGTGGTGAAGACGTTCTTCTGCCCCCCAGCCGCGAGTTCGGCGCCAAAACCCGCTTCTTCATCGAAACCTTCGGCTTCCCGAAGATGCAGGCCATGCTGTTCGCAATCCTCCAGTTGATCGACGAACCCTGCGACGAAACCGCCCTCCTGGTGAATGCCGTAAAATCAGGCAAACTCGACCTCGCCAGCCCCCAAATCCCCCCCGTCCTGAAAAAATTCCTCGGCCACGTAAAAACCAAATTCTCCTGA